AGTACTGGCTCGGCGCGAAGGTCATCAAAGGTCCCATGAAGGACGCCGTGGCGGCGGAGCTGAACCTCCACGCCACGGAAGAACTCGCGCACGCGGTCCTCCTGGCGGACCGGATCCTCCAGCTCGGGGGTACGCCGGTCCTGGCTCCCGAGGGATGGGCCCGCCTCAGCCCCTGCACCTACGATCCGCCTGAAGATCCTTACGTCGCCGTCCTGCTCGACCAGAACATCGCCGGCGAGCAGTGCGCGATCACAACGTACAAGGAACTGATGGACGCGACGCGGGAGGCCGATCCGGTCACCTACAACGTGGCCCTGTCCATTCTCCAGCAGGAGGTGGAACACGAGGAGGACCTCCAGAGCCTGCGGGAGGATCTCGACTTGATGGCCCAGAGGAGCGTCCGGTAAGGGGGCGTTCCCAAGGAGCAGCGGACTCGAAAGGAGGTGCCATGCCCCAGAAGAAAGCGGAGGGGTGCGTCTCTTCGGCCGCGGGACCCGCGGTCCGGAAGCCCGAAACCGAGGGGGCCCAGGCGGCTCCCCCCATGCGCCGTGAGGAGGGTGCCCGAATACACGTGAGCGTCGGCAAGGAAGCCCCGGATTTCGAGGCCTCCGCGTACCACGAGGGCGGGTTCAAAAACGTCCGGCTGTCGGATTTCCGGGGGAAGTGGGTCTTCCTCTGC
The Acidobacteriota bacterium genome window above contains:
- a CDS encoding ferritin-like domain-containing protein produces the protein MGTRGREIIGMDVEKLLDLLNRAYASEWLAYYQYWLGAKVIKGPMKDAVAAELNLHATEELAHAVLLADRILQLGGTPVLAPEGWARLSPCTYDPPEDPYVAVLLDQNIAGEQCAITTYKELMDATREADPVTYNVALSILQQEVEHEEDLQSLREDLDLMAQRSVR